One Stenotrophomonas sp. SAU14A_NAIMI4_5 DNA segment encodes these proteins:
- a CDS encoding MFS transporter: MTRGIPLALLALTLGAFAIGTTEFVIVGLIPTIAADLHVSLPSAGLLVSLYALGVAIGAPVLTALTGRVPRKQLLVALMLMFTLGNVIAWMAPGYTSLIVARILTGLAHGVFFSIGSIIATAVVPKEKAASAIAIMFTGLTVALVTGVPLGTFIGQHLGWRATFLAVAGLGVVALLGALLFVPRNVPQSAPASFRQQLGVLAQPRLLLVYTMTALGYGGTFLAFTYLAPILQDVTGFSANAVSLVLLVYGVSVAIGNLWGGRLADRLGPVPALKRIFALLAIVLFVLTFTAYNTWLMLLTVLALGAVAFGNVPGLQVYVVKQAQRYAPQATDVASGLNIAAFNIGIALGASLGGLVVEHIGLMHTPWLGALVVVLAYALTVLSGRLDRRDGVDHRAEGIAVTAH; this comes from the coding sequence ATGACCCGTGGCATTCCCCTCGCCCTGCTGGCGCTGACCCTCGGCGCCTTCGCCATCGGCACCACCGAGTTCGTCATCGTCGGCCTCATTCCGACCATCGCCGCCGACCTGCACGTCAGCCTGCCCTCGGCCGGCCTGCTGGTCTCGTTGTATGCCCTGGGCGTGGCCATCGGCGCGCCGGTGCTGACCGCACTGACCGGCCGCGTGCCGCGCAAGCAGCTGCTGGTCGCACTGATGCTGATGTTCACCCTCGGCAACGTCATCGCCTGGATGGCACCGGGCTACACCTCGCTGATCGTCGCCCGCATCCTCACCGGCCTGGCCCATGGCGTGTTCTTCTCCATCGGCTCGATCATCGCCACCGCGGTGGTGCCGAAGGAAAAGGCCGCCAGCGCGATCGCCATCATGTTCACCGGCCTGACCGTGGCACTGGTGACCGGCGTGCCGCTGGGTACCTTCATCGGCCAGCACCTGGGCTGGCGCGCGACCTTCCTCGCCGTGGCCGGGCTGGGCGTGGTGGCTCTGCTGGGTGCGCTGCTGTTCGTGCCGCGCAACGTGCCGCAGAGCGCGCCGGCCAGCTTCCGCCAGCAGCTGGGCGTGCTGGCCCAGCCGCGCCTGCTGCTTGTCTACACGATGACCGCGCTGGGCTACGGCGGTACGTTCCTGGCGTTCACCTATCTGGCGCCGATCCTGCAGGACGTCACCGGTTTCTCGGCCAATGCGGTCAGCCTGGTGCTGCTGGTGTACGGCGTGTCGGTGGCGATCGGCAACCTGTGGGGCGGCCGCCTGGCCGACCGCCTCGGCCCGGTGCCGGCACTGAAGCGCATCTTCGCGCTGCTGGCCATCGTGCTGTTCGTGCTGACCTTCACCGCCTACAACACCTGGCTGATGCTGCTGACCGTGCTGGCCCTGGGCGCGGTGGCGTTCGGCAACGTGCCGGGCCTGCAGGTGTACGTGGTCAAGCAGGCGCAGCGCTATGCGCCGCAGGCCACTGATGTGGCCTCGGGCCTGAACATCGCCGCGTTCAACATCGGCATCGCCCTGGGCGCCTCGCTGGGCGGCCTGGTGGTGGAGCACATCGGCCTGATGCACACGCCGTGGCTGGGTGCGCTGGTCGTCGTGCTTGCCTACGCACTGACCGTGCTCAGCGGCCGCCTGGATCGCCGCGATGGCGTCGACCACCGTGCCGAGGGCATCGCCGTTACCGCCCACTGA
- a CDS encoding Rrf2 family transcriptional regulator, whose translation MKSADPLSDALHVMAHLVGQEGPRTSEQLATCLPTHPVVIRRLLAQMHKAGLVRSTRGHGGGSQLARDAAQISLHDIYLAVGAPPLVQVGQRDSGGGCPIQQLVNQALQDGAREAQRLLEARLQASTLDQLGADFARHLAHHRSLEGPHES comes from the coding sequence ATGAAATCCGCAGACCCGCTCTCCGACGCCCTGCACGTGATGGCCCACCTGGTCGGCCAGGAAGGCCCGCGTACCTCCGAACAGCTGGCCACCTGCCTGCCGACCCACCCGGTGGTGATCCGCCGCCTGCTGGCGCAGATGCACAAGGCCGGGCTGGTGCGCAGCACGCGCGGCCACGGCGGCGGCAGCCAGCTGGCACGCGATGCAGCGCAGATCAGCCTGCACGACATCTACCTGGCCGTTGGTGCGCCGCCGCTGGTGCAGGTCGGCCAGCGCGACAGCGGCGGTGGCTGCCCGATCCAGCAGCTGGTCAACCAGGCCCTGCAGGACGGCGCGCGCGAGGCCCAGCGCCTGCTCGAAGCGCGCCTGCAGGCCAGCACCCTGGACCAGCTGGGCGCCGACTTCGCCCGCCATCTTGCCCATCACCGTTCCCTGGAAGGTCCCCATGAATCCTGA
- a CDS encoding alpha/beta hydrolase — MTDRIPLLLLPGLLNDAELWRAQLADLADIADCTVGDQTRGETLQAVAEDVLAQAPERFALAGFSLGGFVAQQILRTAPERVLQLALVDTSIHADSPERAEQRRSQRASVRLPGKFHGFGDALMRSYIDASRLDDYVLVQRVRDMTARLGAEVFMRQSGLERRDGHEVLAAYRDPLLIVCGANDRITPLAVSEEMHALVPHSQLVVVPDCGHLAPMEKPDDVSAAMRGWLLQA; from the coding sequence ATGACCGATCGCATCCCCCTGCTGCTGCTCCCCGGCCTGCTCAACGACGCCGAGCTGTGGCGCGCGCAGCTGGCCGACCTGGCCGACATCGCCGACTGCACCGTGGGCGACCAGACCCGTGGCGAGACCCTGCAGGCGGTGGCCGAGGACGTGCTGGCGCAGGCCCCCGAGCGCTTCGCCCTGGCCGGTTTCTCGCTGGGCGGCTTCGTTGCTCAACAGATCCTGCGCACCGCGCCCGAGCGCGTGCTGCAGCTGGCGCTGGTCGACACCTCGATCCACGCTGATTCCCCCGAGCGCGCCGAGCAGCGCCGCAGCCAGCGTGCCAGCGTGCGCCTGCCCGGCAAGTTCCATGGTTTTGGTGATGCGCTGATGCGCAGCTACATCGATGCGTCGCGGCTGGACGACTACGTGCTGGTGCAGCGCGTGCGCGACATGACCGCGCGGCTGGGCGCGGAAGTATTCATGCGCCAGAGCGGGCTGGAACGCCGCGATGGGCACGAGGTGCTGGCCGCGTACCGCGATCCGCTGCTGATCGTCTGCGGTGCGAACGACCGCATCACGCCGCTGGCGGTGAGCGAGGAAATGCACGCGCTGGTGCCGCATTCGCAGCTGGTGGTGGTGCCTGACTGCGGGCACCTGGCACCGATGGAAAAGCCGGACGACGTGAGTGCGGCGATGCGCGGCTGGCTGTTGCAGGCCTGA
- a CDS encoding aldo/keto reductase produces MTATRELGRSGLHVRPLAFGGNVFGWSADEKASFALLDAFVDAGFNLVDTADVYSAWVPGNEGGESETLIGKWFARSGKRDKVVLATKVAKWAERPGLTPDNINAAVEDSLRRLQTDVIDLYQAHEDDESTPLEATLAAFGRLIEAGKVRAIGASNYSATRLADALKVSTDYKLPRYETLQPEYNLYDRAGYEKELEPLVQREQIGVIGYYALASGFLSGKYRTPADASKSPARGENVVKRYLNPRGLRILQALDDVASKHNASAAQIALAWQIARPSITAPIVSATSVEQLHDLLAAANVGLSVQDIAQLDAASVEG; encoded by the coding sequence ATGACGGCAACCCGCGAACTGGGCCGTTCCGGCCTGCATGTACGTCCGCTCGCCTTCGGTGGCAACGTGTTTGGCTGGAGCGCCGATGAGAAGGCCAGCTTCGCCCTGCTCGATGCCTTCGTCGATGCCGGCTTCAACCTGGTCGACACCGCTGATGTCTATTCGGCCTGGGTACCGGGCAACGAAGGCGGTGAATCGGAAACGCTGATCGGCAAGTGGTTCGCGCGCAGCGGCAAGCGCGACAAGGTGGTGCTGGCGACCAAGGTGGCCAAGTGGGCAGAACGCCCCGGTCTGACCCCGGACAACATCAACGCTGCGGTGGAAGATTCGCTGCGCCGCCTGCAGACCGATGTGATCGATCTGTACCAGGCCCACGAGGACGATGAATCCACGCCGCTTGAAGCAACCTTGGCCGCGTTCGGCCGGCTGATCGAAGCGGGCAAGGTGCGCGCCATCGGTGCGTCCAACTACAGCGCCACGCGCCTGGCCGATGCGCTGAAGGTGTCCACCGATTACAAGCTGCCGCGCTATGAAACCCTGCAGCCGGAGTACAACCTGTACGACCGCGCCGGTTACGAGAAGGAACTGGAACCGCTGGTGCAGCGCGAACAGATCGGCGTGATCGGTTATTACGCACTGGCCAGTGGTTTCCTCAGCGGCAAATACCGCACCCCGGCCGATGCCAGCAAGAGCCCGGCGCGCGGCGAGAACGTGGTCAAGCGCTACCTGAACCCGCGGGGCCTGCGCATCCTGCAGGCACTGGATGATGTGGCCAGCAAGCACAACGCCAGTGCCGCGCAGATCGCGCTGGCGTGGCAGATCGCACGGCCGTCGATCACCGCGCCGATCGTCAGCGCCACCAGCGTCGAGCAGCTGCACGACCTGCTGGCGGCCGCCAATGTCGGCCTGAGCGTGCAGGACATCGCACAGCTGGACGCGGCCAGCGTCGAGGGTTGA
- a CDS encoding LysR family transcriptional regulator: MKTTLDEMQAFLAVIDSGSISAAAEQLGQTPSGVSRALGRLEEKLGTTLLTRTTRRLHLTAEGEAYLRHARAIIDAVESAEEQMAARRERPAGRLRVDAAMPFVLHVIAPLVASYRARYPEVQLELNSSERYIDLLERRTDLAIRIGPLADSTLHARSLGRCRLQLVASPAYLAAHGEPASVAALGQHTLLSFNEPESLNRWPLPGDADGQLLVRPDIAVSSGETLRRLAVEGVGITCLSDFVTDRDRAAGTLVPVLAAQTLDVYQPIHAVYYRNTAVSARISSFLDHLGEGMAQGDYLR, from the coding sequence ATGAAGACCACCCTTGACGAAATGCAGGCCTTCCTGGCCGTCATCGACAGCGGCTCGATCAGCGCCGCCGCCGAGCAGCTGGGGCAGACCCCCTCGGGCGTCAGCCGCGCGCTGGGCCGGCTGGAGGAGAAGCTGGGCACCACCCTGCTGACCCGCACCACCCGCCGCCTGCACCTGACCGCCGAGGGCGAGGCCTACCTGCGCCACGCGCGGGCGATCATCGATGCGGTGGAATCGGCCGAGGAACAGATGGCGGCCCGCCGCGAGCGCCCGGCCGGGCGGCTGCGCGTGGATGCAGCCATGCCCTTCGTGCTGCACGTGATCGCGCCGCTGGTGGCCAGCTACCGTGCGCGCTACCCGGAAGTGCAGCTGGAACTGAACAGTTCCGAGCGCTACATCGACCTGCTGGAGCGGCGCACCGACCTGGCCATCCGCATCGGCCCGCTGGCCGATTCCACCCTGCACGCGCGCTCGCTGGGGCGCTGCCGGCTGCAGCTGGTGGCCAGCCCGGCCTATCTGGCCGCGCACGGCGAACCGGCCAGCGTGGCCGCGCTGGGCCAGCACACGCTGCTCAGCTTCAACGAACCGGAATCCTTGAACCGCTGGCCGCTGCCGGGTGACGCCGACGGGCAGCTGCTGGTGCGCCCGGATATCGCCGTCTCCAGCGGCGAAACCCTGCGCCGGCTGGCGGTGGAAGGCGTGGGCATCACCTGCCTGTCCGACTTCGTCACCGACCGCGACCGCGCCGCCGGCACCCTGGTGCCGGTGCTGGCCGCGCAGACGCTGGATGTGTACCAGCCGATCCACGCGGTGTACTACCGCAACACTGCAGTGTCGGCGCGCATCAGCTCGTTCCTGGATCACCTGGGCGAGGGGATGGCACAGGGCGATTACCTGCGCTGA
- a CDS encoding pseudouridine synthase codes for MLIAFNKPFNVLCQFTDRSVPPRPTLAGFGLPPRVYAAGRLDHDSEGLLLLTDNGTLAHKLTDPKHKADKTYWVQVEGTPSDEQLQQLRDGVVLNDGPTLPAKIERLDPAPELWLRNPPVRFRKTVPDSWLAITIREGRNRQVRRMTAAVNLPTLRLVRVSMGPYRLDDLQPGQWRQIG; via the coding sequence ATGCTGATCGCCTTCAACAAGCCCTTCAACGTGCTCTGCCAGTTCACCGACCGCAGCGTGCCGCCGCGGCCGACCCTGGCCGGCTTCGGCCTGCCGCCGCGCGTGTACGCTGCCGGCCGGCTTGACCATGACAGCGAGGGCCTGCTGCTGCTGACCGACAACGGCACGCTGGCGCACAAGCTGACCGACCCGAAGCACAAGGCCGACAAGACCTACTGGGTGCAGGTGGAAGGCACGCCCAGCGATGAGCAGCTGCAGCAGCTGCGCGACGGCGTGGTCCTGAACGATGGGCCGACTTTACCGGCGAAGATCGAGCGCCTCGATCCGGCGCCGGAGCTGTGGCTGCGCAATCCGCCGGTGCGTTTCCGCAAGACCGTGCCGGACAGCTGGCTGGCCATCACGATCCGCGAAGGCCGCAACCGCCAGGTGCGGCGGATGACCGCGGCGGTGAACCTGCCGACCCTGCGCCTGGTACGCGTGTCGATGGGGCCGTACCGGCTGGATGACCTGCAGCCGGGGCAGTGGCGGCAGATCGGCTGA
- a CDS encoding NAD(P)/FAD-dependent oxidoreductase, translating to MNPDVLIVGGSYAGIAAGLILARARRPVTIIDSGLPRNRAASHSHGVPGQDGISGAELLKNARQQLLDYPTVRWLQGEVVHAQSTAEGVEVRTADGQVLAARKLLLATGIADQLPELPGLAERWGSTVLHCPYCHGYEVGGGAIGLLGGHPMSAAKATLFADWGNVTFFSQGLPISDEEQAAMQQRGVQIEIIPVVGVQGEQPTWLEVELADGRRIAQRALFVPAMQQMATPLVQQLGCALVESPLGVLVEVDMMKQTSVANVYAAGDATTVGNITLAMAEGVRAGIGVHHALVGEDSVPR from the coding sequence ATGAATCCTGATGTCCTCATCGTCGGCGGCAGCTACGCCGGCATTGCCGCCGGCCTGATCCTGGCCCGCGCGCGCCGCCCGGTCACCATCATCGACAGCGGCCTGCCGCGCAATCGCGCCGCCAGCCACTCGCATGGCGTGCCCGGCCAGGACGGCATCAGCGGCGCCGAGCTGCTGAAGAACGCGCGCCAGCAGCTGCTCGATTACCCCACCGTGCGCTGGCTGCAGGGCGAAGTGGTGCACGCGCAGTCCACGGCCGAGGGCGTGGAGGTGCGTACCGCCGATGGCCAGGTGCTGGCCGCGCGCAAGCTGCTGCTGGCCACCGGCATCGCCGACCAGCTGCCAGAACTACCGGGCCTGGCCGAACGCTGGGGCAGCACCGTGCTGCACTGCCCGTACTGCCATGGCTACGAAGTCGGCGGCGGTGCCATCGGCCTGCTCGGCGGCCACCCGATGTCGGCGGCCAAGGCGACGCTGTTCGCCGACTGGGGCAACGTCACCTTCTTCAGCCAGGGCCTGCCGATCAGCGATGAAGAGCAGGCCGCCATGCAGCAGCGCGGCGTGCAGATCGAGATCATCCCGGTGGTGGGCGTGCAGGGCGAACAGCCGACGTGGCTGGAAGTGGAACTGGCCGATGGTCGCCGCATCGCCCAGCGTGCGCTGTTCGTGCCGGCCATGCAGCAGATGGCCACGCCGCTGGTGCAGCAGCTCGGCTGTGCGCTGGTGGAAAGCCCGCTGGGCGTGCTGGTCGAGGTCGACATGATGAAGCAGACCTCGGTGGCGAACGTGTACGCCGCGGGCGACGCGACCACGGTCGGCAACATTACCCTGGCGATGGCCGAAGGCGTGCGTGCCGGCATCGGCGTGCATCACGCGCTGGTGGGTGAGGACAGCGTGCCGCGCTGA
- a CDS encoding YbjQ family protein: MADPYNSGIPSPPALRFEDSLVTTAFELPGYRVARNLGVVRGITVRSRSIVGNFLGGIQTIFGGNITIYTELCEQAREETYRDMVKHARQLGANAIIGMRYDATDVMTGLTEVLCYGTAVVVEPLR, from the coding sequence ATGGCAGACCCCTACAACAGCGGCATCCCCTCCCCTCCGGCCCTGCGCTTCGAGGATTCCCTGGTCACCACCGCCTTCGAGCTGCCCGGCTACCGCGTGGCCCGCAACCTGGGCGTGGTGCGCGGCATCACCGTGCGCTCGCGCTCGATCGTCGGCAACTTCCTCGGCGGCATCCAGACGATCTTCGGCGGCAACATCACCATCTACACCGAGCTGTGCGAGCAGGCCCGCGAAGAAACCTACCGCGACATGGTCAAGCACGCGCGGCAACTGGGCGCCAACGCCATCATCGGCATGCGCTATGACGCCACCGATGTGATGACCGGGCTGACCGAGGTGCTGTGCTACGGCACGGCGGTGGTGGTGGAGCCGCTGCGGTAA
- a CDS encoding class I SAM-dependent methyltransferase: protein MIAASSLRSCRLLLASALLVAVPAFAAPATVAPAKIQVSPAIDAAVKASTRDPANVKRDNYRHPAQSLAFFKVAPEKTVIEITPGNGWYSEILAPLLRDKGHYIAAVVDPAAVPEGRGRDYQQRSRDGLEKKFAGAPAQFDKAAVVGYDPAKPVFGPANSADVVLTFRNVHNWRKAGQAQGMFQGFFNVLKPGGVLGVVEHRAKADVADDDDTGYVGQQQVIAMAEAAGFKLDARTEVNANPRDTKDHPNGVWTLPPTNQHDKADDAKYQAIGESDRMTLRFVKP from the coding sequence ATGATCGCTGCCTCGTCCCTGCGTAGCTGCCGCCTGCTGCTTGCCTCGGCCCTGCTCGTTGCTGTTCCCGCATTCGCTGCACCGGCCACGGTGGCACCGGCGAAGATCCAGGTCTCGCCGGCCATCGATGCCGCGGTGAAGGCATCGACCCGCGACCCCGCCAATGTGAAACGCGACAACTACCGCCATCCGGCTCAGTCGTTGGCCTTCTTCAAGGTCGCACCGGAAAAGACCGTCATCGAGATCACCCCCGGCAACGGCTGGTACTCGGAAATCCTGGCGCCGCTGCTGCGTGACAAGGGCCACTACATCGCCGCCGTGGTCGATCCGGCCGCAGTGCCCGAAGGCCGTGGCCGCGATTACCAGCAGCGCAGCCGCGACGGCCTGGAAAAGAAGTTTGCCGGTGCGCCGGCCCAGTTCGACAAGGCCGCCGTGGTCGGCTACGACCCGGCCAAGCCGGTGTTCGGCCCGGCCAATTCGGCCGACGTGGTGCTGACCTTCCGCAACGTGCACAACTGGCGCAAGGCCGGCCAGGCGCAGGGCATGTTCCAGGGCTTCTTCAATGTGCTGAAGCCGGGCGGCGTGCTGGGCGTGGTCGAGCATCGCGCCAAGGCCGACGTCGCCGATGACGACGACACCGGCTATGTCGGCCAGCAGCAGGTGATCGCCATGGCCGAGGCCGCCGGCTTCAAGCTGGATGCGCGCACCGAGGTCAATGCCAACCCGCGTGACACCAAGGACCACCCGAACGGTGTCTGGACCCTGCCGCCGACCAACCAGCACGACAAGGCCGACGACGCCAAGTACCAGGCCATCGGCGAGAGCGACCGCATGACCCTGCGGTTCGTGAAGCCGTAA
- a CDS encoding methyl-accepting chemotaxis protein, translating to MNASSRAPRLQSKLLGAVSVGLAIVLLCALAGLASAWLKLSTEVPAEVAHSRDAERLQREFRGQVQEWKNVLLRGHDEALRQRHLQAFDDEGKLVEKLATGLAASPDARTRDMAQAFSVLHAQLQKDYHAALQAFAEAGYDPSAGDSLVRGKDRPVTAALDALGTHTTEVAEAAVSARSQQARRTLVVCAVMTIAAALLLLAGLGWWLRRAVVQPVLAVEAAARAVAAGDLDHVVQVRSRDEIGRLAQAMQAVQGTLRDVLAAQTAMAQAHDAGTISHRMQASTFPGAYGRMVADTNALVDAHIQVKMRAIAIMGRYAVGDLSQDMERLPGEKAVITEALDAVKHNLGAINGEIRRLAGAAAAGDFSQRGDSARFEHDFRAMVDGLNQLMQGTEQNLGEVSTMLRAIADGRLGARMHGDFQGVFARIAGDANTTAAQLATIVTDIKHTSGSIHSAAAEIAAGNNDLSRRTEQQAANLEETAASMEELTSTVRQNAEHARQANQLAIGAHGVASQGGEVVGQVVATMGAIETSSRQIAAIISVIDGIAFQTNILALNAAVEAARAGEQGRGFAVVASEVRTLAQRSAAAAKEIKTLIEASVEQVGHGAQRVRQAGDTMAEIVASVQRVTDIMAEISAASQEQSAGIEQVSQTVIQMDGTTQQNAALVEEASAAARSLEQQADRLIEAVDVFDLSSAATSKDAFARAA from the coding sequence ATGAACGCCTCTTCCCGTGCGCCGCGGCTGCAGTCGAAGCTGCTTGGTGCTGTGTCCGTTGGTCTGGCCATCGTCCTGCTGTGCGCCCTCGCCGGCCTGGCATCGGCGTGGCTGAAGCTGTCCACCGAAGTCCCCGCCGAGGTCGCCCACAGCCGCGATGCCGAGCGCCTGCAGCGCGAGTTCCGCGGGCAGGTGCAGGAATGGAAGAACGTGCTGCTGCGCGGCCACGACGAGGCGTTGCGCCAGCGCCACCTGCAGGCCTTCGATGACGAAGGAAAGCTGGTGGAGAAGCTGGCCACCGGCCTGGCCGCCAGCCCCGATGCGCGCACCCGCGACATGGCGCAGGCGTTCAGCGTCCTGCACGCGCAGCTGCAGAAGGATTACCACGCGGCCCTGCAGGCGTTCGCCGAGGCCGGCTACGACCCGTCCGCCGGCGACAGCCTGGTGCGCGGCAAGGACCGCCCGGTGACGGCCGCGCTGGATGCGCTGGGCACGCACACCACCGAGGTGGCCGAGGCCGCCGTGAGCGCGCGTTCGCAGCAGGCACGGCGCACTCTGGTGGTATGTGCGGTGATGACCATCGCCGCGGCACTGCTGCTGCTGGCCGGCCTGGGCTGGTGGCTGCGGCGTGCCGTGGTGCAGCCGGTGCTGGCGGTGGAAGCGGCCGCGCGCGCGGTGGCCGCCGGCGATCTGGACCATGTGGTGCAGGTGCGCAGCCGCGATGAGATCGGCCGCCTGGCGCAGGCCATGCAGGCCGTGCAGGGCACCCTGCGCGACGTGCTGGCCGCACAGACCGCGATGGCGCAGGCGCACGACGCCGGCACCATCAGCCACCGCATGCAGGCCAGCACCTTCCCCGGCGCGTACGGGCGCATGGTGGCCGACACCAATGCACTGGTCGACGCGCACATCCAGGTGAAGATGCGCGCGATCGCGATCATGGGCCGCTACGCGGTGGGCGACCTCAGCCAGGACATGGAACGGCTGCCGGGCGAGAAGGCGGTGATCACCGAGGCGCTGGATGCGGTCAAGCACAATCTCGGCGCGATCAACGGCGAGATCCGCCGCCTGGCCGGTGCGGCCGCCGCCGGCGATTTCAGCCAGCGTGGCGACAGCGCGCGCTTCGAGCATGATTTCCGCGCGATGGTCGATGGCCTGAACCAGCTGATGCAGGGCACCGAGCAGAACCTGGGCGAGGTCTCGACGATGCTGCGGGCGATTGCCGATGGCCGCCTTGGCGCACGCATGCACGGCGACTTCCAGGGTGTGTTCGCGCGCATCGCCGGCGATGCCAACACCACGGCGGCGCAGCTGGCGACGATCGTCACCGACATCAAGCACACCTCGGGCAGCATCCATTCGGCCGCCGCTGAAATTGCTGCCGGCAACAACGACCTGTCGCGCCGTACCGAACAGCAGGCCGCGAATCTGGAAGAGACCGCCGCGTCGATGGAGGAACTGACCTCCACCGTGCGCCAGAACGCCGAGCACGCGCGCCAGGCCAACCAGCTGGCGATCGGCGCGCACGGCGTGGCCTCGCAGGGCGGTGAAGTGGTCGGCCAGGTGGTGGCGACCATGGGCGCGATCGAGACGTCCTCGCGGCAGATCGCCGCCATCATCAGCGTCATCGATGGCATCGCCTTCCAGACCAACATCCTGGCCTTGAACGCGGCGGTGGAAGCGGCGCGTGCCGGCGAACAGGGCCGTGGTTTCGCCGTGGTCGCCAGCGAAGTGCGCACGCTGGCGCAGCGCTCGGCGGCGGCGGCCAAGGAGATCAAGACGCTGATCGAAGCGTCGGTGGAACAGGTCGGCCACGGCGCGCAGCGTGTGCGCCAGGCCGGTGACACCATGGCCGAGATCGTCGCCTCGGTGCAGCGGGTGACCGACATCATGGCCGAGATTTCCGCGGCCTCGCAGGAACAGAGCGCAGGCATCGAACAGGTCAGCCAGACCGTCATCCAGATGGATGGCACCACCCAGCAGAACGCCGCGCTGGTGGAAGAAGCGAGTGCCGCCGCGCGCAGCCTGGAGCAGCAGGCCGACCGCTTGATCGAAGCGGTGGATGTGTTTGATCTGTCGAGTGCGGCGACGAGCAAGGATGCCTTCGCCCGCGCCGCGTGA
- the dkgB gene encoding 2,5-didehydrogluconate reductase DkgB, with amino-acid sequence MTVPAFGLGTFRLKDQTVIDSVRNALDVGYRAIDTAQIYGNEAEVGQAIAESGVPRDDIYLTTKVWITEFKRDALLASLRTSLEKLRTDHVELTLIHWPSPNDQVDVPMEEYLPALAEAKAQGLTREIGISNFTIAQTRKAIEILGADAIATNQIEIHPYLQNRLLVKFLQDNGIRITAYMSLAYGEVLKDPVIQAIAGRHQATPAQVALAWALQQDFAVIPSSTKRENLAGNLEAAAIRLTDDDMAQIAKLDRGQRLANPEGIAPAWD; translated from the coding sequence ATGACTGTCCCCGCCTTTGGTCTTGGCACCTTCCGCCTGAAAGACCAGACCGTGATCGATTCCGTCCGCAATGCGCTGGACGTCGGTTACCGCGCCATCGATACCGCGCAGATCTACGGCAACGAAGCCGAGGTCGGCCAGGCCATCGCCGAATCCGGCGTACCGCGCGACGACATCTACCTGACCACCAAGGTGTGGATCACCGAGTTCAAGCGCGATGCGCTGCTGGCCAGCCTGCGCACCAGCCTGGAAAAGCTGCGCACCGACCATGTCGAGCTGACCCTGATCCACTGGCCCTCGCCGAATGACCAGGTGGACGTGCCGATGGAGGAATACCTGCCGGCGCTGGCCGAGGCCAAGGCACAGGGCCTGACCCGCGAGATCGGCATTTCCAACTTCACCATCGCGCAGACCCGCAAGGCGATCGAGATCCTCGGTGCCGATGCCATCGCCACCAACCAGATCGAGATCCACCCGTACCTGCAGAACCGCCTGCTGGTGAAGTTCCTGCAGGACAACGGCATCCGCATCACCGCCTACATGAGCCTGGCTTACGGCGAAGTGCTGAAGGACCCGGTGATCCAGGCCATTGCCGGCCGCCACCAGGCCACCCCGGCGCAGGTCGCACTGGCCTGGGCGCTGCAGCAGGACTTTGCGGTCATCCCGTCGTCGACCAAGCGCGAGAACCTGGCCGGCAACCTGGAAGCGGCGGCGATCCGCCTGACCGACGACGACATGGCGCAGATCGCCAAGCTTGATCGTGGCCAGCGCCTGGCCAACCCGGAAGGCATCGCCCCGGCCTGGGATTGA